A DNA window from Mycolicibacter hiberniae contains the following coding sequences:
- the pks2 gene encoding sulfolipid-1 biosynthesis phthioceranic/hydroxyphthioceranic acid synthase, protein MTTPPTSPNSPSASPIAVIGLACRLPGGIDSPQRFWEALLRGADFIDEVPGDRWDVEAYYGSEPGAPGRSVSRWGGFLDTIGAFDADFFGMTEPEAIAVDPQHRLLLETSWEAVEHAGVDPAALARSQTGVFVGLTHSDYELLSAECGAAEGPYGFTATSSSFASARVSRALGLHGPAVTVDTACSSGLMAVHQACRSLQVGESELALAGGVSVMLEPRRSVAGSQQGMLSPTGRCRAFDAAADGFVAGEGCVVLLLKRLPEAIRDHNRILAVLRGSAANQDGSAGTAAAPSKPALVEVYQAALAAAGVEAATVELVEAHGLGNPSADLTEYAGLAAVYGTDDRCFLGSVKTNFGHCQSASGPLGLMKAILALQNGTVPQHLHFTRLPDQLAGMATNLVVPRENMTWPTKAGHPRRAAVSAHGLSGTNVHVIVEQPPVPALPDAATESATEVGGQAPLLFPISATSADQLRATSARLADWVDEHGTAMSPADLGYTLARRRSHRPVRTAVAASNFVELGEALREIADNDLAYPPAIGPDGRGPVWVFSEQAPPWTPMAALLAEEPAFAAAIAKMEPVVAEESGFSLAETIAAAVPPTEVERVQPTNFAIQVALAEAMKAHGVRPGAVIGHSLGETAAAVVAGGLTLEDGLRVACRRSRLLARIVGSGAMANVELPAQQVLSELSIRDISDAVLAVVESPVSTTIGGDGQTVRELVAAWQQQGVPAREVAVAVAAHTSQVEPVLDELAQALADVKPTEPEIPYYSATLWSPRDRPAFDGQYWADNLRYMARFAAAAQAAIKDGYRVFGELASHPRLAAVLEQNAGSLDVAIAALVAIPPERQSCNGLRGFVADLHSAGAAVDFAAHYPSGKLVEAPLPSWNHRELIFSREDADTAPRGAAIRAVHPLLGAHVHLLEEPERHVWQGDVGLVGHPWLDDHRVHNMAVLPGAAYCEMALAAARTSLGESAEVRDLRFEQMLSLDDWTSVSSGAAVVAPGVLDFGVHTHQGRDRVDCATAVLAAPPDVPQPSVRDIAALLAAHQTRLDGDDLRKAADRDGIQYGPAFAGLAVVHVGDSRHTIGATALAEVALPGPTRSQQGLYEIHPALLEACIMAAAMRPDIPRAGDGGLLRPVGVHRLRRHHLIREVRYCLSTVTAVRADACEADLELMDGSGNVLLTVEGLQFAAGRSQSESAQRTLDERLLTIEWERRDQPVAASTDAGSWLLLSTADAPDALTGRLGRVLNGEGTQSVTVSTPMGRGHGADGIDEVLNGRTGVVVVTPPALNGSHPPQRGRDLVAYLLDVVRQMVALPGESPRLYVVTRDAAAVRPGDRPNLEQAGLRGLIRVVDSEYPHLKVTQIDVDGSAAEQDGALAAHLAAQLRSGSEEDETAWRDGDWYTARLRPGPLGPADRRTTVVEHGHDCLRLQRSDSTEPETWEPVAHPRIAPGSGQIEVAVRVAGVDWAQASPVEPGLQQLGPDFAGVVTAVGPDVTGHRVGDHVAGISPDGCWATFITCDARLVATLPAELPLTEAAAWPTAYATAWYGLHHLARVTSDDKVLIHRATSGVGRAAIAIARAAGCQVFATADSPQRRELLRDMGIEHVYDSSNLEFADRIRHDTDGYGVDVVLNSLSGVAQRAGIELLSFGGRFIELGRRDVYGDTRLGLFPFRRNLSLHVVDMALLAHSHPETVQRLLCTVYRNAADGRLPQPQTTHHPLLDAAEVLRLADGDDCAATVLLDAPPAGSTVAVIPPAQARLYRADGSYIVTGGTGGPGLYLAAEMAAAGCGRIVLNGESAPDSQAQQAIDRLRALGADIQVECGDIAEPQTADRLVAAATASGLPVRGVLHAVAAVGEAPLTEITDHLVDHSWSPKVHGAWNLHQSLQEAAQPLDWFCAFSSTSALIGSPGQGAAAAADSWLDAFGRWRQAQGLPATVIGWGPWADTDTGSCADSDDGVHAAITCPEAARAFDAVLSYGRAYAGYAPITRAPWLAALAHRSPFAEAFRPVRRSSPDAQRFLAELKEIPREEWLGTILRLISDQISLLLRRTVDPDRPLPEYGLDSLASLEFRTRIETETGVRVGPAQLTTVRGVSQHVCDQLAARVEPADSPGGG, encoded by the coding sequence ATGACTACCCCTCCCACATCCCCCAACAGTCCATCCGCCTCGCCGATCGCCGTCATCGGGCTGGCCTGCCGGCTTCCCGGCGGCATCGATTCACCGCAACGGTTCTGGGAAGCATTACTGCGTGGCGCCGACTTCATCGACGAAGTACCCGGCGACCGGTGGGACGTCGAGGCCTACTACGGCTCCGAGCCGGGGGCGCCGGGCCGGTCGGTATCCCGCTGGGGCGGCTTCCTGGACACCATCGGCGCGTTTGACGCCGACTTCTTCGGCATGACCGAGCCGGAGGCCATCGCGGTCGACCCGCAACACCGCCTGTTACTGGAGACCTCGTGGGAGGCCGTCGAGCACGCCGGAGTGGACCCGGCGGCCTTGGCTCGATCGCAGACCGGCGTGTTCGTGGGGCTGACGCACAGCGACTACGAACTGCTGTCCGCCGAGTGCGGCGCCGCTGAGGGGCCCTACGGATTCACCGCGACCAGCAGCAGCTTCGCCTCCGCCCGGGTGTCGCGGGCCCTGGGACTGCACGGGCCGGCAGTCACGGTGGACACGGCGTGTTCCTCGGGCCTGATGGCGGTCCACCAGGCGTGCCGCAGTTTGCAGGTCGGCGAAAGCGAGCTCGCCCTGGCAGGCGGTGTGTCGGTGATGCTCGAACCCCGCCGATCGGTTGCCGGCTCGCAGCAGGGCATGTTGTCCCCGACCGGCCGATGCCGGGCCTTCGATGCCGCCGCCGACGGATTCGTCGCCGGTGAAGGCTGCGTGGTCTTGCTGCTCAAACGATTGCCCGAGGCCATACGCGATCACAACCGCATCCTGGCGGTGCTGCGCGGCAGTGCCGCCAATCAGGACGGCAGCGCGGGAACGGCCGCGGCGCCGTCGAAGCCGGCGCTGGTCGAGGTCTATCAGGCCGCGTTGGCCGCTGCCGGCGTCGAAGCCGCCACGGTGGAGCTGGTTGAAGCGCATGGGCTGGGAAACCCGTCCGCGGATCTGACCGAATACGCCGGACTGGCCGCGGTCTACGGCACCGACGACCGCTGTTTCTTGGGGTCGGTCAAGACCAACTTCGGGCACTGCCAGTCGGCATCCGGACCGCTGGGCCTGATGAAGGCAATACTGGCACTGCAGAACGGCACGGTCCCGCAGCATCTGCATTTCACCCGGTTGCCGGACCAGCTTGCCGGGATGGCGACCAATCTGGTTGTGCCGCGGGAGAATATGACGTGGCCGACCAAGGCGGGCCATCCGCGTCGGGCCGCGGTTTCTGCGCATGGCCTGTCGGGCACCAACGTGCACGTCATCGTCGAGCAACCGCCGGTGCCGGCGTTACCGGATGCGGCAACGGAATCGGCGACAGAAGTCGGCGGGCAAGCGCCGCTGCTTTTCCCGATATCGGCGACCTCCGCAGACCAGCTGCGTGCGACATCTGCCCGGCTGGCGGACTGGGTAGACGAACACGGCACCGCGATGAGTCCCGCCGATCTCGGCTACACACTGGCGCGGCGGCGGTCACACCGGCCGGTCCGAACGGCAGTGGCGGCGAGCAACTTCGTCGAACTCGGCGAGGCGCTGCGCGAGATCGCCGACAATGACCTGGCCTACCCGCCTGCCATCGGACCGGATGGCCGCGGGCCGGTATGGGTGTTTTCCGAACAAGCTCCCCCGTGGACGCCAATGGCGGCGTTGCTCGCCGAAGAACCGGCGTTCGCCGCCGCGATCGCGAAGATGGAGCCGGTCGTCGCCGAAGAGTCCGGCTTCTCACTGGCCGAGACCATCGCTGCCGCGGTGCCGCCGACCGAAGTCGAACGAGTGCAGCCGACGAACTTCGCCATCCAGGTCGCCCTGGCCGAAGCCATGAAGGCCCATGGGGTTCGGCCGGGCGCCGTCATCGGGCATTCGCTCGGGGAGACGGCGGCGGCCGTCGTAGCCGGCGGGCTGACCCTGGAGGACGGGCTCCGCGTCGCCTGTCGCCGGTCCCGGTTGCTGGCGCGGATCGTGGGCAGCGGCGCCATGGCCAACGTGGAACTGCCTGCGCAGCAAGTACTGTCGGAGCTCTCCATTCGTGACATCTCCGACGCGGTGCTCGCCGTGGTGGAGTCGCCGGTGTCGACAACCATCGGCGGGGACGGGCAGACCGTTCGCGAGCTGGTGGCCGCCTGGCAGCAACAGGGAGTTCCGGCGCGCGAGGTGGCCGTCGCGGTCGCCGCGCACACGTCACAGGTCGAACCGGTCCTCGATGAGCTGGCTCAAGCCCTCGCCGACGTGAAGCCGACAGAGCCCGAGATCCCTTACTACTCCGCAACACTGTGGTCGCCACGGGACCGGCCGGCATTCGACGGCCAGTACTGGGCGGACAACCTGCGTTACATGGCGCGATTCGCAGCAGCCGCGCAGGCGGCGATCAAGGACGGCTACCGGGTGTTCGGAGAGCTGGCGTCGCACCCGAGGCTGGCCGCGGTTCTCGAGCAGAATGCCGGCAGCCTCGACGTCGCGATCGCCGCGCTGGTTGCCATCCCACCAGAGCGCCAGTCCTGCAACGGATTGCGTGGGTTCGTCGCCGACCTGCACAGCGCCGGAGCCGCAGTGGACTTCGCTGCGCATTACCCGTCGGGGAAGCTGGTGGAAGCGCCGCTGCCGAGCTGGAACCACCGCGAGCTGATATTCAGCCGGGAGGACGCCGACACCGCTCCGCGCGGTGCCGCGATCAGGGCTGTACACCCGTTGTTGGGAGCGCACGTACACCTATTGGAGGAACCCGAACGCCACGTCTGGCAGGGCGACGTCGGGCTTGTGGGGCACCCGTGGCTCGACGATCACCGGGTTCACAACATGGCCGTCCTGCCCGGGGCCGCCTACTGCGAGATGGCTTTGGCCGCCGCCCGAACCAGCCTGGGCGAATCAGCCGAGGTTCGTGACCTGCGATTCGAGCAGATGCTGTCCCTCGACGACTGGACATCGGTGTCCTCGGGGGCCGCGGTGGTGGCGCCCGGGGTCCTCGACTTCGGGGTGCACACCCATCAGGGGCGCGACCGCGTTGACTGTGCGACGGCGGTGTTGGCGGCTCCACCGGATGTCCCGCAACCGTCGGTCCGCGACATCGCCGCGTTGCTGGCCGCACACCAGACCCGCCTCGACGGCGATGATCTGCGAAAAGCCGCCGACCGCGACGGAATTCAATACGGCCCGGCATTCGCAGGTCTGGCCGTGGTTCATGTCGGCGACAGCCGGCACACCATCGGTGCCACGGCGTTGGCCGAGGTCGCGCTGCCGGGGCCGACCCGCTCTCAGCAGGGGCTCTATGAAATTCATCCGGCCCTCCTCGAAGCGTGCATCATGGCTGCTGCCATGCGGCCCGATATCCCGCGCGCCGGCGATGGGGGACTGCTGCGGCCGGTTGGCGTGCACCGGCTCCGTCGCCATCATCTGATCCGCGAGGTGCGGTACTGCCTGAGCACAGTGACGGCTGTGCGAGCCGATGCCTGCGAGGCCGATCTGGAATTGATGGACGGTTCGGGCAATGTGTTGCTCACCGTCGAAGGTCTGCAATTCGCGGCCGGCCGCTCGCAGAGCGAGTCCGCGCAGCGCACCCTTGACGAGCGCCTGCTGACCATCGAGTGGGAGCGCCGCGATCAACCGGTTGCAGCGTCGACCGACGCGGGAAGCTGGCTGTTGTTGAGCACGGCCGATGCCCCAGATGCCCTGACCGGTCGCCTCGGCAGGGTGCTCAACGGCGAAGGGACGCAATCCGTCACCGTGTCGACGCCGATGGGTCGCGGGCATGGGGCAGACGGCATCGACGAGGTGCTCAATGGCCGAACCGGAGTCGTTGTGGTCACCCCGCCGGCGCTCAACGGTTCCCACCCCCCGCAGCGCGGCCGGGACCTCGTGGCTTACCTGCTGGACGTCGTGAGGCAGATGGTGGCGCTGCCCGGCGAGTCACCGCGGCTGTATGTGGTCACCAGAGACGCCGCCGCGGTGCGACCGGGGGATCGGCCCAACCTGGAACAGGCCGGCCTGCGTGGACTGATCCGGGTTGTCGACTCGGAGTATCCGCACCTGAAGGTCACCCAGATCGACGTAGACGGCAGCGCCGCCGAGCAGGACGGGGCATTGGCCGCCCACCTCGCGGCGCAACTTCGCAGCGGGTCAGAGGAGGACGAGACCGCTTGGCGCGACGGCGACTGGTACACCGCGCGGCTGCGTCCCGGCCCGCTTGGCCCAGCCGATCGGCGGACGACCGTGGTCGAACACGGCCACGACTGCCTGCGCCTGCAGCGCAGCGACTCGACCGAGCCCGAAACGTGGGAACCGGTGGCCCATCCGCGGATTGCGCCGGGCAGCGGTCAGATCGAGGTCGCGGTGAGGGTCGCCGGAGTCGATTGGGCGCAGGCGTCTCCCGTCGAGCCGGGCCTGCAGCAACTGGGCCCGGACTTCGCGGGCGTGGTGACGGCAGTCGGCCCTGATGTCACCGGCCACCGCGTGGGCGACCATGTCGCCGGGATTTCTCCCGACGGCTGCTGGGCAACGTTCATCACCTGCGATGCCCGGCTGGTGGCCACCCTGCCGGCGGAACTGCCGCTGACTGAAGCCGCCGCCTGGCCGACCGCATACGCCACCGCCTGGTACGGGCTGCACCACCTGGCGCGCGTCACATCAGACGACAAGGTGCTGATCCATCGCGCAACCAGCGGCGTCGGTCGGGCCGCAATCGCAATCGCACGAGCGGCAGGGTGCCAGGTCTTCGCCACCGCAGACAGCCCGCAGCGACGAGAACTGTTGCGCGACATGGGTATCGAACACGTATATGACTCCAGCAATCTGGAGTTCGCCGATCGGATACGCCACGACACGGATGGCTACGGTGTCGACGTGGTGCTCAACTCCCTGTCCGGCGTGGCGCAACGCGCCGGAATCGAACTGCTGAGCTTCGGCGGCCGGTTCATCGAGCTGGGCAGGCGCGACGTCTACGGCGACACCCGGCTTGGCCTGTTCCCCTTCCGCCGCAACCTGTCGTTGCACGTGGTCGACATGGCGCTGCTGGCGCACAGCCATCCCGAAACGGTCCAGCGATTGCTGTGCACCGTCTACCGGAATGCGGCCGACGGCAGACTGCCGCAGCCGCAGACCACGCACCACCCCTTGCTGGATGCGGCCGAAGTCCTGCGCCTGGCTGACGGGGACGACTGCGCGGCAACAGTTTTGCTGGACGCGCCGCCGGCCGGCAGCACCGTGGCGGTGATACCACCGGCGCAGGCCCGGCTTTACCGGGCCGATGGCTCCTACATCGTCACCGGTGGCACCGGCGGACCCGGGTTGTACTTGGCTGCTGAGATGGCCGCAGCGGGTTGTGGCCGCATCGTGCTCAACGGCGAGTCTGCACCGGACAGCCAAGCGCAACAGGCTATCGATCGGTTGCGCGCACTGGGCGCCGATATTCAGGTGGAATGCGGTGACATCGCGGAGCCGCAGACGGCGGACCGGCTGGTGGCGGCGGCGACGGCGTCCGGTCTACCGGTGCGCGGCGTACTGCATGCAGTCGCCGCAGTGGGCGAAGCGCCGTTGACCGAGATCACCGATCACCTCGTTGACCACAGCTGGTCGCCGAAGGTCCACGGCGCGTGGAACCTGCACCAGTCGTTGCAGGAAGCCGCGCAACCGTTGGACTGGTTCTGCGCGTTCTCCTCGACTTCGGCGCTGATCGGGTCGCCGGGCCAGGGCGCCGCCGCGGCAGCCGACAGTTGGTTGGACGCGTTCGGACGCTGGCGCCAGGCCCAGGGCTTGCCGGCCACCGTGATCGGCTGGGGGCCGTGGGCCGACACCGACACCGGCAGCTGCGCCGACTCCGACGACGGCGTGCACGCTGCGATCACTTGCCCCGAAGCCGCCCGCGCCTTCGACGCGGTACTGAGCTATGGCCGCGCCTATGCCGGCTACGCCCCGATCACCCGTGCCCCGTGGTTGGCGGCGCTGGCGCACCGCAGCCCGTTTGCCGAAGCGTTCCGGCCGGTGCGCCGAAGCAGTCCCGACGCGCAGAGGTTCCTCGCCGAACTGAAGGAGATCCCGCGCGAGGAGTGGTTGGGCACCATCCTGCGCCTGATCTCCGACCAGATCAGTCTGCTGCTGCGCCGTACCGTTGACCCGGACCGGCCGCTGCCCGAATATGGCCTGGATTCGTTGGCCAGCTTGGAGTTTCGTACCCGGATCGAAACGGAGACCGGGGTCCGGGTCGGTCCTGCCCAGCTCACCACGGTGCGCGGCGTGTCCCAGCATGTGTGCGACCAACTGGCCGCTCGGGTAGAACCTGCGGACTCGCCCGGTGGTGGGTAG
- a CDS encoding glycosyltransferase family 87 protein, with the protein MTETGERAVCSPRPLAADLRSADDRDCPSRTDVIGHALSNTIGGPVGRHALIGRTRFMTPLRVMFLIAVLFLALGWTTKSPCLQSTGSGSPDQRVANWDHERAYFQLCYSDVVPLYTAELLDEGKFPYKSSWVEKDSSGNEQTRYDGLPAVRYMEYPVLTGLYQYGAMALAKTYTAITKVVKIPALSGVAEVVVFFDIVALGLALAWLATVWSTAGLAGRRIWDAALVAASPLVIFQIFTNFDALAVAFAGAGLLAWARRRPTAAGVLLGLGAAAKLYPVLLLFPLLVLGVRTGRLREAGRTTAAAALSWLAVNLPILVFAPRGWSEFFRLNSRRGDDMDSLYNVVRSLTGWQGFDGDLGMWQPPVVLNGVVAALFALCCLGIGYVALTAPRRPRVAQLAFLVVAAFLLTNKVWSPQFSLWLVPLAVLALPHRRLLLAWMTVDALVWVPRMYYLYSASDRSLPEQWFTSTVLVRDLAVLVLCALVFRQIYRPQQDLVRAHGWADDPAGGFFDRAPDAPPDWLPAWLRPKSAEPVHREPGR; encoded by the coding sequence GTGACAGAAACCGGCGAACGCGCGGTCTGCTCGCCTCGTCCGTTGGCGGCCGACCTGCGCAGTGCTGACGACCGGGACTGCCCCAGCCGCACCGATGTCATCGGGCACGCGCTGTCCAACACCATCGGGGGACCGGTGGGGCGTCATGCGCTGATCGGGCGCACCAGGTTCATGACGCCGCTTCGGGTGATGTTTTTGATCGCGGTGCTGTTCTTGGCCCTGGGCTGGACCACCAAGTCACCGTGCCTGCAGAGCACCGGCAGCGGTAGCCCGGATCAGCGGGTGGCCAACTGGGACCACGAGCGCGCCTACTTCCAGCTCTGCTACTCCGATGTGGTGCCGCTCTACACCGCGGAGCTGCTGGACGAGGGCAAGTTTCCCTACAAGTCCAGCTGGGTGGAGAAGGACTCCTCCGGCAACGAGCAGACCCGCTACGACGGGCTGCCCGCCGTGCGCTACATGGAATATCCGGTGCTGACCGGCCTGTACCAGTACGGGGCAATGGCCCTGGCGAAGACGTACACGGCCATCACCAAAGTGGTGAAGATCCCGGCGCTCAGCGGGGTCGCCGAGGTGGTGGTGTTCTTCGACATCGTCGCGCTGGGTCTGGCCCTGGCCTGGCTGGCGACGGTGTGGTCCACCGCCGGGCTGGCCGGCCGGCGCATCTGGGACGCCGCGCTGGTGGCGGCGTCGCCGCTGGTGATCTTCCAGATCTTCACCAACTTCGACGCACTGGCCGTCGCGTTCGCCGGGGCGGGCCTGTTGGCGTGGGCGCGGCGGCGGCCCACGGCCGCCGGGGTGCTGCTCGGCCTGGGGGCGGCCGCCAAGCTATACCCGGTGCTGCTGTTGTTCCCGCTGTTGGTGCTGGGGGTGCGCACCGGCCGGCTGCGGGAGGCCGGCCGCACCACAGCGGCCGCGGCGCTGAGCTGGCTGGCGGTCAACCTGCCGATCCTGGTGTTCGCGCCGCGCGGCTGGAGTGAATTCTTCCGGCTCAATTCGCGTCGCGGCGACGACATGGATTCGCTGTACAACGTGGTGCGGTCGTTGACCGGCTGGCAGGGGTTCGACGGCGACCTGGGCATGTGGCAGCCGCCGGTAGTGCTCAACGGCGTGGTGGCCGCACTGTTCGCGCTGTGCTGCCTGGGGATCGGCTATGTCGCGCTGACCGCACCCCGGCGGCCGCGGGTAGCGCAGCTGGCGTTCCTGGTGGTTGCGGCGTTCCTGCTGACCAATAAGGTGTGGAGCCCGCAGTTCTCGTTATGGCTGGTGCCGCTGGCGGTGTTGGCGCTGCCACACCGCCGGCTCCTGCTGGCCTGGATGACCGTCGATGCGCTGGTCTGGGTGCCGCGGATGTACTACCTCTACAGCGCTTCCGACCGCAGCCTGCCCGAACAGTGGTTCACCAGCACGGTGCTGGTGCGCGACCTGGCGGTGCTGGTGTTGTGCGCGTTGGTGTTTCGACAGATCTACCGGCCGCAACAGGATCTGGTGCGGGCACACGGGTGGGCCGACGACCCGGCAGGCGGCTTTTTCGACCGCGCGCCCGATGCGCCCCCAGACTGGCTTCCGGCCTGGTTACGGCCCAAGTCTGCGGAACCAGTCCACCGGGAACCGGGGCGGTAG
- a CDS encoding MFS transporter — protein sequence MRKPPWLAWALWDCGATGLNAITITFVFSVYLTASVGASAGTSAASWLGRAMAVAGIAVALLAPLTGSAITEPSRRRRALIVLSLTVAGLTASMSLIRNDPSYLWPGLVLLAVTAASSDLATVPYNATLRLVTTPQNAGRVSGFGLAAGYLGSVALLLMVYVGFVAGQGPTVGVLGLPTADGVNVRAAMLLTAAWFLVFALPLLRAKPQSTDGPAVDVPQVAPGGFRQLRADLVGEWRRDRNIVYYLLASAVFRDGLTGVVAFGAVLGVNVYGISAANVLLFGVTASTLAAVGAALGGLLDERIGAKAVILGSLASMIVVGLVLLALSGPLTFWVCGLLLSLFVGPTQSSARTLLLRMSPAGKEGLSFGLYTTTGRAATFLAPTLFFTFVDLFGADRAGLGGLLVVLAAGLIAMLPIRDSAPQSELLERR from the coding sequence GTGCGGAAACCCCCTTGGTTGGCGTGGGCGCTCTGGGACTGCGGAGCCACCGGCCTGAACGCAATCACCATCACGTTCGTTTTCTCGGTCTATCTGACCGCGTCGGTCGGGGCGAGCGCCGGTACGTCGGCGGCCAGTTGGCTGGGGCGCGCGATGGCCGTTGCCGGGATCGCGGTCGCGCTGCTCGCCCCACTGACCGGCAGCGCAATCACCGAGCCCAGCCGGCGGCGGCGGGCACTGATCGTGCTGAGCCTGACGGTTGCAGGACTGACCGCGTCGATGAGTCTGATCCGCAACGACCCCAGTTACCTCTGGCCGGGCCTGGTGCTGTTGGCCGTGACGGCGGCCTCCAGTGACTTGGCCACCGTCCCCTACAACGCGACATTGCGGTTGGTCACCACCCCGCAGAACGCGGGCAGAGTCTCGGGCTTCGGTTTGGCCGCCGGCTATCTCGGCAGTGTGGCACTGCTGCTCATGGTCTACGTGGGTTTCGTCGCCGGGCAGGGGCCGACCGTCGGTGTGTTGGGTCTGCCGACTGCAGATGGGGTGAACGTGCGGGCGGCGATGCTGCTGACCGCGGCGTGGTTCTTGGTATTTGCGCTGCCGTTGCTGAGGGCGAAGCCGCAATCGACCGATGGCCCCGCGGTCGATGTTCCGCAGGTCGCGCCGGGAGGATTCCGCCAGCTTCGTGCCGACCTGGTCGGCGAATGGCGCCGTGACCGCAACATCGTCTACTACCTGTTGGCCAGTGCGGTGTTCCGGGACGGGCTTACCGGGGTGGTGGCTTTCGGGGCGGTGTTGGGCGTCAACGTGTACGGCATCTCGGCGGCGAACGTGCTGTTGTTCGGAGTGACGGCCAGCACGTTGGCCGCCGTCGGGGCGGCGCTCGGCGGCCTGCTCGACGAACGCATCGGTGCCAAGGCGGTGATCCTCGGCTCGCTGGCGTCGATGATCGTGGTCGGGCTGGTGTTGCTGGCGCTGTCGGGACCGCTGACGTTCTGGGTGTGCGGCCTTTTGCTGAGCCTGTTCGTCGGCCCGACCCAGTCGTCGGCGCGCACGCTTCTGCTGCGGATGAGCCCCGCGGGTAAGGAGGGACTGTCGTTCGGGCTCTACACCACCACCGGGCGGGCGGCAACCTTCCTGGCGCCGACGCTGTTCTTCACCTTCGTCGACCTGTTCGGCGCCGACCGGGCCGGGCTCGGGGGACTGCTGGTTGTGCTGGCCGCCGGGTTGATCGCGATGCTGCCCATCCGGGATTCCGCACCGCAAAGTGAACTACTGGAACGTCGGTGA